One Bdellovibrio bacteriovorus DNA window includes the following coding sequences:
- a CDS encoding cation:proton antiporter domain-containing protein, translating into MQHLPSMITDLALILGTAGIVTLLFKKLNQPIVLGYLVAGFLVGPKTSIFPTIVGQESISLWAEIGVIFLLFALGLEFSFKKLFRVGGSAGFTALFEISFMVTAGYVTGRLLGWTSMDSMFLGGILAISSTSIIIRTIEELGFKNFKFVGMVFGILVIEDLVAVLLMVLLTTVALTRDFAGAEMLGAIVKLSFFLSIWFVAGIFLLPSFLKRAQKLLTEETVLVVAVGLCLLMVVFASNVGFSSALGAFIMGSILAETIEGERIHHLVKPIKNLFSAVFFISVGMMIDPQVIMTYWKEVLLLSSIVIVGKTISVTLGSVLSGQSLKSSLQSGMSLSQIGEFSFIIATLGLSLKVINENMYPLAVAVSVVTAFTTPYMMRSSTKFYAFLERILPPKVVASLDSYSVLSFSMQGNRVWRDQVRAYIIKIILNAVVVVAIFLLTSRVFLPFLLERQMAEGPAKFLSLSATLIASAPFLWALAFGRTKDFDVLVFDQNKGTNNYVFLVSRIMLAVGLLGAMVAQFVPIFWALAITLWMVIVVGYILSQKLNDIYHWFEHRFLSNLNDEVQKNHARKAVQSLAPWDAHMTEFQIPPEAPYVGVPLSQLSIREVYGVTIALIERGRRRITAPGRNECLMPHDHIHVIGTDAQLVRFKDFIQSEHEDLQRVVSVQDDGQYTLESYRLSENSPYINCSIRDCGLRESTQGLVVGIERDGRRILNPDSSEVLVLGDVLWIVGDRDKILNQT; encoded by the coding sequence ATGCAGCACTTACCCAGTATGATCACTGACCTTGCCTTGATTCTTGGAACCGCAGGGATTGTGACTCTTCTTTTTAAAAAATTAAATCAGCCCATTGTTCTTGGATACCTTGTTGCGGGATTTTTGGTGGGGCCAAAGACTTCCATCTTTCCCACCATCGTCGGGCAAGAAAGTATTTCGTTATGGGCTGAAATCGGGGTGATTTTTCTTTTGTTCGCGTTGGGGCTGGAGTTCAGTTTTAAAAAGCTTTTCCGCGTGGGAGGCTCTGCGGGTTTTACCGCTTTATTTGAAATCAGCTTTATGGTGACGGCCGGTTATGTCACGGGAAGGCTTCTGGGATGGACCAGCATGGACAGCATGTTCTTAGGCGGGATCTTGGCGATTTCATCGACCTCTATCATCATCCGCACCATTGAAGAACTGGGATTTAAAAATTTTAAATTCGTGGGGATGGTTTTTGGGATCTTAGTGATCGAAGATCTGGTCGCGGTGTTATTGATGGTCTTACTAACGACGGTCGCTTTGACTCGGGATTTTGCGGGTGCCGAGATGTTGGGCGCGATCGTGAAGCTGTCGTTTTTTCTTTCGATCTGGTTTGTGGCCGGTATTTTCTTATTACCTTCTTTTTTAAAGCGCGCTCAAAAACTTTTAACGGAAGAAACCGTCTTAGTGGTGGCGGTAGGTTTGTGTCTTTTAATGGTGGTGTTTGCTAGCAATGTGGGGTTTTCATCGGCCTTGGGGGCTTTTATTATGGGTTCGATTTTAGCCGAAACCATTGAAGGTGAGCGCATTCATCACTTGGTAAAACCCATTAAGAATCTTTTTTCGGCGGTGTTTTTTATCTCCGTCGGGATGATGATTGATCCTCAAGTTATCATGACTTATTGGAAAGAGGTTCTTTTACTTTCATCCATTGTGATCGTCGGAAAAACTATCAGCGTCACGTTAGGTTCCGTACTTTCAGGACAAAGTTTAAAGTCTTCGCTGCAATCGGGGATGAGTCTTTCACAAATCGGGGAGTTTTCATTTATTATCGCGACCTTGGGTCTAAGCTTAAAGGTCATTAATGAAAACATGTATCCCCTGGCGGTGGCCGTTTCGGTGGTGACGGCTTTTACCACTCCTTACATGATGCGCTCTTCAACGAAATTTTATGCATTTTTAGAACGGATATTGCCACCTAAAGTAGTGGCCTCTTTAGATAGTTACAGTGTTTTGTCTTTTTCAATGCAAGGCAATCGCGTGTGGCGGGATCAGGTTCGGGCTTATATTATCAAAATTATTCTGAATGCGGTTGTGGTTGTCGCCATCTTCTTGCTGACATCTCGCGTGTTTTTACCATTTCTTTTGGAAAGACAAATGGCCGAAGGGCCGGCGAAGTTTTTATCTTTAAGTGCCACCCTCATTGCCAGTGCACCGTTTTTATGGGCGTTGGCGTTTGGGCGTACGAAGGATTTTGACGTTTTGGTTTTTGATCAGAACAAAGGAACTAATAACTATGTCTTTTTAGTTTCACGCATCATGCTGGCCGTGGGCTTATTGGGCGCGATGGTGGCGCAGTTTGTGCCGATTTTCTGGGCTTTGGCCATCACGCTGTGGATGGTGATAGTTGTTGGTTATATTTTATCGCAAAAATTAAATGATATTTATCACTGGTTTGAACATCGTTTTTTATCAAACTTAAATGATGAAGTTCAAAAAAATCACGCGCGTAAAGCCGTGCAAAGTCTGGCCCCGTGGGACGCGCATATGACAGAATTCCAAATTCCCCCAGAGGCCCCTTACGTGGGCGTGCCATTGTCTCAGCTTTCTATTCGGGAAGTTTATGGTGTGACCATTGCGCTTATTGAACGTGGACGTCGTCGTATCACGGCACCGGGGCGCAATGAATGTCTGATGCCACATGATCATATCCACGTGATTGGTACGGATGCTCAGTTGGTACGGTTTAAGGACTTTATTCAATCTGAACATGAAGACTTGCAGCGCGTGGTTTCGGTGCAAGACGACGGTCAATACACCTTAGAGAGTTATCGCCTTTCGGAAAATTCGCCCTATATTAACTGCAGCATTCGGGATTGTGGTTTGCGTGAAAGCACGCAAGGCCTGGTTGTGGGGATTGAACGTGATGGCCGACGTATTTTAAATCCCGATTCCTCGGAAGTTTTGGTTTTAGGCGATGTGCTTTGGATTGTGGGTGATCGGGATAAAATCCTCAATCAGACGTAA
- a CDS encoding aldehyde dehydrogenase family protein has product MLEQVFLHQKKYSLQLRKESLKVRLSFLDDLERLITEHQGDIVKALHADFAKPEAETLLTEVYPLIKEIQHTKKNLKIWARPTPVESGTALWGTKSVIKREPRGVCLIISPWNYPLNLALSPLIGALAAGNCAIIKPSEVSRHTSAFLKKYLPQYFRAEHVTVIEGGKETTEELMKFPFDHVFFTGSTRVGKIIMEQASRHLSTVTLELGGKSPVLVDESANLKHTAEKVVWGKFLNGGQTCVAPDYLLVQQNQWPHLKPLIIETIEKFYGKTDEQVQSPSLARMISKNHAQRMKTLLEDAVKTGAELVYGGNIDIEKSFISPTLLEKPDLQSDIMQEEIFGPLLPVITYNTLPEAIDFINQREKPLALYIFSNSRHNIREILEETSSGGVSINDTVIHVGNHHLPFGGVGASGLGNYHGYFGFRAFSHERAVLKRSWGHSLASRLYPPYTASKVDMLKTLLKWKL; this is encoded by the coding sequence CTTGCATGCCGATTTTGCTAAACCTGAAGCAGAAACCCTGCTGACGGAAGTCTATCCGCTGATCAAAGAAATTCAGCACACCAAAAAAAATCTTAAAATCTGGGCGCGCCCCACTCCGGTGGAATCAGGCACGGCCCTTTGGGGAACGAAAAGTGTTATCAAGCGTGAACCGCGTGGCGTGTGCTTGATTATCTCGCCCTGGAATTACCCCTTAAACCTGGCCTTATCCCCGCTCATTGGGGCGCTGGCCGCGGGAAACTGCGCGATCATTAAGCCTTCCGAAGTCAGTCGCCACACCAGTGCGTTTTTAAAAAAATATCTTCCCCAATATTTCCGTGCCGAACACGTGACGGTCATCGAAGGTGGTAAAGAAACCACCGAAGAATTGATGAAGTTTCCTTTTGACCATGTTTTTTTCACCGGCAGCACGCGTGTGGGAAAAATCATCATGGAGCAAGCCAGCCGACACTTAAGCACGGTGACCTTAGAGCTTGGCGGGAAATCCCCGGTTCTGGTTGATGAATCCGCAAACCTAAAACACACGGCTGAAAAAGTTGTCTGGGGTAAATTCTTAAACGGCGGCCAAACTTGCGTGGCGCCGGATTACCTTTTGGTCCAACAAAATCAGTGGCCGCATTTAAAGCCATTGATCATCGAAACGATCGAAAAGTTTTATGGTAAAACAGACGAACAAGTCCAATCCCCCAGCTTGGCGCGCATGATTTCTAAAAATCACGCGCAGCGAATGAAGACCTTGCTTGAAGATGCGGTGAAAACTGGCGCGGAACTCGTTTATGGTGGCAACATCGACATCGAAAAAAGCTTTATCAGCCCCACCCTTTTAGAAAAGCCTGATTTGCAGTCTGATATCATGCAAGAGGAAATCTTTGGGCCGTTACTACCCGTGATCACCTATAATACTTTACCTGAAGCCATTGATTTTATTAATCAGCGAGAAAAGCCGTTGGCTTTATATATTTTTTCTAACAGTCGCCATAACATTCGTGAGATTTTAGAAGAAACCTCTTCTGGCGGCGTTTCGATCAACGACACCGTCATTCACGTCGGAAACCATCATCTGCCATTTGGTGGCGTGGGTGCAAGTGGCCTTGGCAACTATCACGGATATTTTGGTTTTCGAGCATTTTCGCATGAACGCGCGGTTTTAAAAAGATCTTGGGGGCATTCTTTAGCAAGTCGCCTTTACCCGCCCTACACGGCATCTAAAGTCGACATGCTAAAAACTCTTTTAAAGTGGAAGCTTTAA